A window of the Synechococcus sp. LTW-R genome harbors these coding sequences:
- a CDS encoding heat-inducible transcriptional repressor HrcA, which translates to MQPLPRRQQEVLQATVQHYVDTTEPVGSQTLVRRFGLKASPATVRSAMGALEQRGLLTQPHTSAGRVPSQLGYRHYVDCLLPAPGAAASQLSRELTGLSLQWAALDDLLLQLARRLADLTGLMSLITRPQELGGSLETLRLVPSNDRLLVLLVEKGAAASCLNLRMPEELGAQVPALERWASDQLQGGAGRLNWKALPSQLGSSGELLRQGLSSHSLARGGGGEGAVSLGVAGLLGQPEFQSSSSLKPLLQLVELEPQQVLQSEAASGHGGVWIGSEHPHPALQHCAVVQASYGSRTGASGQVALIGPMRMAYSTARSAVEGVAGYLDRLLS; encoded by the coding sequence TTGCAGCCCCTGCCCCGCCGGCAACAGGAGGTGCTTCAGGCGACGGTGCAGCACTACGTCGACACCACGGAGCCCGTCGGCAGCCAAACCCTGGTGCGGCGCTTTGGCCTGAAGGCCAGCCCGGCCACGGTGCGCTCGGCGATGGGCGCCCTGGAGCAGCGCGGACTGCTCACCCAACCGCACACCTCCGCCGGCCGCGTCCCGAGCCAACTGGGCTATCGCCACTACGTCGACTGCCTGCTGCCCGCCCCCGGGGCCGCCGCCAGCCAACTCAGCCGCGAACTCACGGGACTGAGTCTCCAGTGGGCGGCCCTGGATGACCTGCTGCTGCAACTCGCCCGCCGCCTCGCGGACCTCACGGGCTTGATGAGCCTGATCACGCGGCCCCAGGAACTCGGGGGAAGCCTCGAGACGCTCCGCCTGGTGCCGAGCAACGACCGGCTGCTGGTGCTGCTCGTGGAAAAGGGGGCGGCGGCCAGCTGCTTGAACCTGCGGATGCCCGAGGAACTCGGGGCCCAGGTGCCGGCCCTGGAGCGCTGGGCCAGCGATCAACTCCAAGGGGGCGCCGGCCGCCTGAACTGGAAGGCCCTGCCGAGCCAACTGGGCAGCAGCGGCGAACTCCTCCGTCAGGGCCTGAGCAGCCACAGCCTGGCCCGGGGCGGTGGCGGCGAAGGGGCGGTGAGCCTCGGGGTGGCCGGGCTGCTCGGACAACCCGAGTTCCAAAGCAGCTCGAGCCTGAAACCGCTGCTGCAGCTCGTGGAGCTGGAGCCTCAGCAGGTCCTGCAAAGCGAAGCCGCCAGCGGTCACGGTGGGGTCTGGATTGGCTCAGAGCATCCCCATCCCGCCCTGCAGCACTGCGCCGTGGTGCAGGCCAGCTATGGCAGCCGCACCGGAGCGAGCGGCCAGGTGGCCCTGATCGGTCCGATGCGGATGGCCTATTCCACCGCGCGTTCAGCGGTAGAAGGCGTCGCGGGGTATCTCGACCGCCTGCTCAGCTGA
- a CDS encoding ABC transporter transmembrane domain-containing protein has translation MFPLLLPLRLWRYFGNQRLKAVLAILTVLPDPLLMVGIPVLLQLVIDQVIGKASGGPPVALLVLLPCAWLLVAVACNGLSIRLFAALGSQLGTSFRQRLFGHLLEQPNPSDGSSEGSEQGLLALQIPTLENVVVTQLPLFTWTVAQLLLGVLLLFTSDWRLALVAIVLTPLLLVSQVAFTPALARREEARVEQAGLLLSYASERLRSRELVDLFGLRSPTRSEFNRRNRELMRWAQRVGAVSGLQQAALTASAMLTLVSVFALGTWLVLEQQLTVGQLVSALGIATAMVSGMWQLGASLLPLQAATTALNLLEHELPAARRSEQRPAVARGIEPRPPDLRQQLVIEQVQFRYPGGGGLSQFNLTIPANSSLALVGPSGGGKSTVLRLLLRQIEPQRGCLRVDGIPLSETDRGQWLEQVALVPQETVLFDLSIADNIRLGRLEASDQEVLEAALAAELGDLIQTLPEGLHTPVGSGGGRLSGGQKQRIAIARAIVRNPRLLLLDEATSALDPSTEEAINATLRRLSAGRTVVSVLHRLRAAAAMDQIAVIDRGQVVELGHHNDLLAAGGLYASFWHRQMSGFNLSQRVRITPERLATIPLFHGVDPKLLHWLAAEFVSDRIRHGEEVFREGDAPDAFYVVVAGTLEVLQDDLWGGIPIKQGLVEEGDFFGDAGLIEDQPRAVTVRARGDGLLLRLDRDRFLDLLDQDPDYRRFFLHSARASV, from the coding sequence ATGTTTCCGCTGCTGCTGCCCCTCCGACTGTGGCGCTACTTCGGCAACCAGCGGCTGAAGGCGGTCCTGGCCATCCTCACGGTCCTCCCGGACCCGCTGCTGATGGTCGGGATCCCGGTACTGCTGCAGCTGGTCATCGACCAGGTCATTGGCAAAGCCAGCGGGGGCCCGCCGGTGGCGTTGCTCGTCCTGCTGCCGTGCGCCTGGCTGCTGGTGGCGGTGGCCTGCAATGGCCTCTCCATCCGTTTGTTTGCAGCCCTGGGAAGCCAACTGGGAACAAGCTTTCGCCAGCGGCTGTTCGGGCATCTCCTGGAGCAACCCAACCCGAGCGACGGCAGCAGCGAAGGCAGTGAGCAGGGCCTACTGGCCCTGCAGATTCCCACCCTCGAGAACGTGGTGGTCACCCAGCTGCCGCTGTTCACCTGGACCGTGGCCCAGCTGTTGTTGGGGGTTCTGCTGCTCTTCACCAGCGACTGGCGGCTCGCCTTGGTGGCGATCGTGCTCACCCCGCTGCTGCTTGTCAGTCAGGTGGCCTTCACCCCGGCCCTGGCCCGGCGGGAAGAGGCACGGGTCGAGCAGGCCGGCCTGCTGCTCAGTTACGCCAGCGAGCGCCTGCGCAGCCGGGAGCTCGTGGATCTCTTTGGCCTGCGCAGTCCCACCCGCTCGGAATTCAATCGACGCAACCGGGAGTTGATGCGCTGGGCCCAACGGGTCGGGGCGGTGTCGGGCCTCCAGCAGGCCGCCCTGACCGCCTCCGCGATGCTCACCCTGGTCAGCGTGTTCGCCCTCGGCACCTGGCTGGTGCTGGAGCAACAGCTCACGGTCGGGCAACTGGTCTCGGCCCTCGGGATCGCCACCGCCATGGTCAGTGGCATGTGGCAACTGGGGGCCTCCCTGCTGCCGCTGCAGGCCGCCACGACCGCCCTGAACCTGCTGGAGCACGAGTTGCCGGCGGCGCGGCGCTCCGAGCAACGGCCGGCGGTGGCCCGGGGGATTGAGCCCCGCCCACCGGACCTGCGGCAGCAGCTGGTCATCGAGCAGGTGCAGTTCCGCTACCCCGGTGGCGGCGGGCTCAGCCAGTTCAACCTGACCATCCCCGCCAACAGCTCCCTGGCCCTGGTGGGTCCCAGCGGAGGGGGGAAAAGCACGGTGCTGCGGCTGCTGCTGCGGCAGATCGAACCGCAACGCGGCTGCCTGCGGGTCGATGGGATTCCCCTCAGCGAGACCGACCGCGGCCAATGGCTTGAGCAGGTGGCCTTGGTGCCCCAGGAGACGGTGCTTTTTGATCTCTCCATCGCCGACAACATCCGACTGGGCCGCCTCGAGGCCAGCGATCAGGAGGTGCTGGAGGCGGCCTTAGCCGCCGAGCTGGGGGACCTCATCCAGACCCTGCCGGAGGGCTTACATACCCCGGTGGGCTCCGGCGGCGGTCGCCTCTCCGGCGGCCAAAAGCAACGGATCGCCATCGCCCGGGCAATCGTGCGCAACCCGAGGCTGCTCCTGCTGGATGAGGCCACCAGCGCCCTCGACCCCAGCACCGAAGAGGCCATCAACGCCACCCTGCGCCGGCTCAGCGCGGGCCGCACGGTGGTCTCCGTCCTGCACCGGCTGCGGGCGGCGGCGGCCATGGATCAGATCGCCGTGATCGATCGCGGCCAGGTGGTGGAGCTCGGGCACCACAACGACCTCTTGGCCGCAGGCGGGCTCTATGCCTCCTTCTGGCACCGCCAGATGAGCGGCTTCAACCTGTCGCAACGGGTGCGGATCACGCCCGAGCGCCTGGCCACGATCCCCCTCTTCCATGGGGTGGATCCAAAGCTGTTGCACTGGCTGGCCGCGGAATTTGTCAGCGACCGCATCCGCCACGGCGAGGAGGTCTTCCGCGAAGGGGACGCGCCGGATGCCTTTTACGTCGTGGTGGCCGGCACCTTGGAGGTGCTGCAAGACGACCTCTGGGGCGGGATTCCGATCAAGCAAGGGCTGGTGGAAGAGGGGGACTTCTTCGGCGATGCCGGCCTGATCGAGGACCAACCACGGGCCGTCACGGTGCGGGCACGGGGGGATGGCCTGCTGCTGCGGCTGGACCGCGATCGCTTCCTGGATTTGCTGGATCAGGACCCGGACTACCGCCGCTTTTTCCTGCATTCAGCACGCGCCAGCGTTTAG
- a CDS encoding rhodanese-like domain-containing protein gives MATPTSISASELKRRLDAEETLQLVDVREAMELDLARLHQPVTHLPLSQSETWIEQISSLINRDVPVVVLCHAGIRSWQFACWLMEAQGYEQVLNLQGGIDAWSVSADPSVPRY, from the coding sequence ATGGCAACTCCCACAAGCATTAGCGCCAGCGAACTGAAGCGCCGTCTGGACGCCGAAGAAACGCTGCAACTGGTGGATGTGCGGGAAGCCATGGAGCTGGACCTCGCGCGGCTCCATCAGCCCGTCACCCATCTCCCCTTGAGCCAATCGGAGACCTGGATTGAGCAGATCTCAAGCCTGATCAACCGAGACGTACCGGTGGTCGTGCTCTGCCATGCCGGCATTCGCAGCTGGCAATTTGCCTGCTGGCTGATGGAGGCCCAGGGCTACGAGCAGGTCCTGAACCTGCAGGGGGGCATCGATGCCTGGAGTGTCTCCGCCGACCCCAGCGTGCCCCGCTACTAA
- a CDS encoding DUF3352 domain-containing protein, which translates to MKARPFLAALLAVALAMLSFGLAGWWLLLQRSPLALQHQALSMPLAARFVPRTAPLSLHWLVGPDQPAAYARAVAPPRQRRQAAAAADRLRDGAFAAAGLDYSSELSPWLGDESSFALLTPPGREEAPGWVLALRSRDNEGARRFLQRFWQTRSLAGTDLQITSYRGMGLISGRGALLGQDPQPLATALINDDLVLIASGRGVLEQALDVSQIDELNQAASAPLQKAIQRLGEGVALLTARPEAMEQWLGLPVGEDAAAVELVLALTPQGSGLQVDGLAQLREALPSLGPVNTELMRQVQVAADSLALLTNPAQLLADQDANGWSTLLGPALSQALQRENGPLPALVAAADSGPLLWAHQAEGWLLGTRADRPAAETLQPALEADGYSASPLESRGQTLQAWTRLESKPVKGNPDQLQAQLAGARASQGGVAWWGQGLAILNQQHEGRRSPQERLDQLELLGSPQAPFQWSMDAQAAQGLLSHWKPWRLVGTLSSSSLTPMVDGAALSLEPDGSEQRSLRLRALLQLHS; encoded by the coding sequence ATGAAGGCCCGCCCCTTCTTGGCGGCACTGCTGGCGGTGGCGTTGGCGATGCTGAGCTTCGGCTTGGCGGGCTGGTGGCTGCTGTTGCAGCGCAGTCCCCTCGCGTTGCAACACCAGGCCCTCTCCATGCCGCTGGCGGCCCGCTTCGTCCCTCGGACCGCGCCCCTCAGCCTGCACTGGCTCGTCGGTCCGGATCAGCCTGCTGCCTACGCCCGGGCCGTCGCCCCGCCGCGGCAGCGCCGCCAGGCCGCCGCCGCCGCCGATCGCCTGCGCGATGGGGCGTTTGCCGCCGCAGGCCTGGACTATTCCTCCGAACTCTCCCCTTGGCTTGGGGATGAAAGCAGCTTCGCTCTACTGACCCCACCCGGTCGCGAGGAGGCCCCTGGCTGGGTCTTGGCCCTGCGCAGCCGTGACAATGAAGGGGCCCGCCGCTTTCTGCAGCGCTTTTGGCAGACCCGCAGCCTGGCGGGCACCGATCTGCAGATCACGAGCTATCGCGGCATGGGCTTGATCAGCGGCCGGGGGGCGCTGTTGGGGCAGGACCCCCAACCCCTGGCCACGGCGCTGATCAATGACGACTTGGTCTTGATCGCCTCCGGTCGCGGCGTGCTCGAGCAGGCGCTCGATGTCTCCCAAATCGATGAACTGAATCAGGCGGCCAGCGCTCCCCTGCAAAAAGCCATCCAACGGCTGGGCGAAGGGGTGGCGCTGCTGACGGCCCGCCCCGAAGCAATGGAGCAGTGGCTGGGCCTGCCGGTCGGCGAGGACGCCGCCGCGGTGGAGTTGGTGCTCGCGCTCACCCCGCAGGGGTCTGGGCTTCAGGTCGATGGCCTGGCCCAGCTGCGGGAGGCTCTGCCCAGCCTGGGCCCGGTGAACACTGAGCTGATGCGCCAGGTGCAGGTGGCAGCCGACAGCTTGGCCCTGCTGACCAATCCGGCTCAACTGCTCGCTGATCAGGACGCCAATGGTTGGAGCACCCTGCTGGGTCCAGCCCTGAGCCAGGCGCTGCAACGGGAGAACGGCCCCCTGCCGGCCCTTGTGGCCGCGGCGGATTCCGGTCCCCTGCTTTGGGCACACCAGGCTGAAGGTTGGTTGCTCGGCACCCGCGCGGATCGTCCCGCGGCGGAGACCCTGCAGCCGGCCCTGGAGGCCGATGGTTACAGCGCGTCTCCCCTGGAGAGCCGCGGTCAGACCCTTCAGGCCTGGACCCGGCTGGAGTCGAAGCCCGTGAAGGGCAACCCCGATCAGCTTCAGGCGCAGTTGGCTGGCGCCCGGGCGAGCCAAGGGGGCGTGGCCTGGTGGGGGCAAGGCCTGGCGATCCTGAACCAACAGCACGAAGGCCGTCGTTCGCCCCAGGAACGCCTCGATCAACTGGAGCTCTTGGGCTCGCCCCAGGCTCCCTTCCAGTGGTCGATGGATGCCCAGGCGGCCCAGGGCCTCTTGAGCCACTGGAAGCCCTGGCGTCTGGTGGGGACCCTCTCGAGCTCGTCCCTGACACCGATGGTCGATGGGGCCGCGTTGAGCCTGGAGCCCGACGGCTCTGAGCAACGCAGCCTGCGGCTTCGCGCCCTCTTGCAACTGCACTCCTGA
- the sixA gene encoding phosphohistidine phosphatase SixA — protein sequence MASRKCELLLVRHGIAEERSEDLDDAQRSLTPEGRERTSQQLERLLELDLACDLVLSSPLVRARQTAELIVSAGLAPELELAASLAPLADPLPLLERWLGPLSPRPGWKRLALVGHEPDLSTLAALLIGVPMARAPKAIRLKKAGALLLQWPAAPGAELQGSARLEMVLPPRVLLGRRQSRIQGGP from the coding sequence ATGGCGAGCCGCAAATGCGAGCTGCTGTTGGTGCGTCACGGCATCGCGGAAGAGCGCAGTGAGGACCTCGATGACGCCCAACGCAGCCTGACGCCGGAGGGCCGCGAGCGCACGAGCCAGCAGCTGGAGCGCCTGCTGGAGCTGGACCTGGCCTGCGACCTGGTGCTCAGCAGTCCGCTGGTACGAGCCCGCCAGACCGCCGAATTGATCGTGAGTGCCGGCTTGGCGCCTGAATTGGAGTTGGCGGCGTCCCTGGCGCCCCTGGCGGATCCCCTGCCCCTGCTCGAGCGTTGGCTCGGGCCCCTCTCCCCACGGCCCGGTTGGAAGCGTCTGGCGCTCGTGGGCCATGAACCGGACCTGAGCACCCTGGCGGCCCTTTTGATCGGCGTGCCGATGGCCCGTGCCCCCAAGGCGATTCGGCTCAAGAAAGCGGGGGCTTTGCTGTTGCAATGGCCCGCGGCACCGGGGGCGGAGTTGCAGGGTTCGGCCCGTTTGGAGATGGTTCTGCCGCCGCGCGTGTTGCTCGGTCGACGACAGTCCCGAATCCAGGGCGGGCCTTAG
- a CDS encoding citrate synthase, whose product MAEEATPTAATPAYRPGLEGVPATQSAVCDIDGQKGLLTYRGYRVDQLAQQSTFLETTYLLIWGELPDAEQLAAFEQEVQMHRRVSFRIRDMMKCFPASGHPMDALQSSAASLGLFYSRRALDNPEYIYSAVVRLIAKIPTMVAAFQLIRKGQDPIQPRDDLPYAANFLYMLTEREPDPLAARIFDACLILHAEHSLNASTFSARVTASTLTDPYAVVASAVGTLAGPLHGGANEDVLAMLETIGSADQVRPWLDQAIAEKRKIMGFGHREYKVKDPRAVILQKLAEELFDEFGHDPLYDLARELEAVAAERLGPKGIYPNVDFYSGLVYRKLGIPQDLFTPIFAIARTAGWLAHWKEQLGANRIYRPTQIYTGSTGRDWQPIEGR is encoded by the coding sequence ATGGCTGAGGAGGCAACCCCAACAGCAGCGACTCCGGCGTATCGCCCGGGTCTGGAGGGGGTGCCGGCGACGCAATCGGCGGTCTGTGACATCGACGGCCAGAAGGGTCTGCTGACCTATCGCGGCTACCGGGTCGATCAACTGGCCCAGCAGAGCACGTTCCTTGAGACCACTTATCTGCTGATTTGGGGCGAGCTTCCCGATGCGGAACAGCTGGCGGCCTTTGAGCAGGAGGTGCAGATGCACCGCCGGGTCAGCTTCCGGATCCGGGACATGATGAAGTGCTTCCCGGCCAGCGGCCATCCGATGGACGCCCTGCAGAGCAGCGCGGCCTCCCTCGGGCTCTTTTATTCCCGCCGAGCCCTCGACAACCCTGAATACATCTATTCAGCGGTGGTCCGCCTGATCGCCAAGATCCCGACGATGGTGGCGGCGTTCCAGCTGATCCGCAAAGGCCAGGATCCGATCCAGCCTCGAGATGACTTGCCCTATGCGGCCAACTTCCTCTACATGCTCACCGAGCGGGAGCCCGATCCCCTGGCGGCACGGATCTTCGATGCCTGCCTGATCCTCCACGCCGAGCACAGCCTCAACGCCAGCACCTTCAGTGCGCGGGTGACCGCCAGCACCCTGACGGATCCCTACGCGGTGGTGGCTTCGGCGGTGGGCACCCTGGCGGGGCCCCTCCATGGCGGCGCCAACGAAGACGTCTTGGCCATGCTCGAAACCATCGGCTCCGCCGATCAGGTGCGGCCTTGGTTGGATCAGGCCATTGCGGAGAAGCGCAAGATCATGGGCTTCGGCCACCGGGAATACAAGGTCAAGGACCCCCGCGCCGTGATCCTGCAGAAGTTGGCGGAGGAACTCTTCGACGAGTTCGGCCACGATCCCCTCTACGACCTGGCCCGGGAGCTCGAAGCGGTGGCCGCGGAGCGTCTGGGTCCCAAGGGGATCTATCCCAACGTCGACTTCTATTCCGGCTTGGTCTACCGGAAGCTGGGCATCCCCCAGGACCTGTTCACGCCGATCTTCGCGATCGCTCGCACCGCGGGCTGGCTGGCCCACTGGAAAGAACAGCTGGGTGCCAACCGGATCTACCGCCCCACGCAGATCTACACCGGTTCGACCGGTCGCGATTGGCAGCCCATCGAAGGCCGTTAA
- the nuoH gene encoding NADH-quinone oxidoreductase subunit NuoH, protein MSAGLDLEASFTDVFQGFGLSPGMAHLLWLPLPMLVVLVAAVVGVLVNVWLERKISAAVQQRIGPEYAGALGILQPLADGLKLLFKEDIIPARADGLLFTLGPVLVLVPVILSWLVVPFGQHLLISNVGVGIFLWISLSSIQPIGLLMAGYASNNKYSLLGGLRAAAQSISYEIPLALAVLAVVMMSNSLSTVDIVNQQTGAGILSWNIWRQPVGFVIFWICALAECERLPFDLPEAEEELVAGYQTEYAGMKFALFYLGSYINLVLSALLVAVLYLGGWGFPLPVEWVVNLTGQPIDAPLVQVITATTGIVMTVLKAYLLVFFAILLRWTVPRVRIDQLLDLGWKFLLPVALVNLLVTAGLKLAFPAFFGG, encoded by the coding sequence GTGAGTGCCGGACTCGACCTCGAGGCCAGCTTCACCGACGTGTTTCAGGGCTTCGGCTTGTCGCCGGGGATGGCCCACTTGCTCTGGTTGCCGCTGCCGATGCTGGTGGTGTTGGTCGCCGCCGTGGTGGGCGTGCTGGTCAACGTCTGGTTGGAGCGGAAGATCTCGGCCGCGGTTCAGCAGCGCATCGGCCCCGAATACGCGGGTGCCTTGGGCATCCTTCAGCCCCTCGCCGATGGCCTGAAGCTCCTCTTCAAAGAGGACATCATTCCGGCCCGGGCCGACGGCCTGCTCTTCACCCTGGGCCCGGTGCTGGTGCTCGTTCCGGTGATCCTGAGCTGGCTCGTGGTGCCCTTTGGCCAGCACCTGCTCATCAGCAATGTCGGGGTGGGGATCTTCCTCTGGATCTCCCTGAGCAGCATCCAGCCCATCGGCCTGCTGATGGCCGGTTACGCCTCCAACAACAAGTACTCCCTCCTGGGTGGACTGCGCGCGGCAGCCCAGTCGATCTCCTACGAGATCCCCCTCGCCTTGGCCGTGTTGGCCGTGGTGATGATGAGCAACTCCCTCAGCACCGTTGACATCGTCAACCAGCAGACGGGCGCCGGGATTCTCAGCTGGAACATCTGGCGCCAGCCCGTGGGCTTCGTGATCTTCTGGATCTGTGCCCTGGCGGAGTGTGAGCGCCTTCCCTTCGACTTGCCTGAGGCGGAAGAGGAGCTGGTCGCTGGCTACCAGACCGAGTACGCGGGCATGAAGTTTGCCCTCTTCTATCTGGGCAGCTACATCAACCTGGTGCTCTCCGCCCTGCTGGTGGCGGTGCTCTACCTGGGTGGCTGGGGATTCCCGCTGCCGGTGGAGTGGGTCGTGAACCTGACCGGCCAACCGATCGATGCCCCCCTGGTGCAGGTGATCACGGCCACGACCGGCATCGTGATGACCGTGTTGAAGGCCTACCTGCTGGTCTTCTTCGCGATCCTGCTGCGTTGGACCGTGCCCCGGGTGCGCATCGACCAGCTGCTGGATCTCGGCTGGAAGTTCCTGTTGCCGGTCGCCCTGGTCAACCTGCTCGTGACCGCCGGCCTCAAGCTCGCGTTCCCGGCCTTCTTCGGCGGCTAA
- the ndhI gene encoding NAD(P)H-quinone oxidoreductase subunit I, translated as MFGFLKKVGDYTRDAVGAANYLTQGLSVTFDHLRRRPITVQYPYEKLIPSERYRGRIHYEFDKCIACEVCVRVCPINLPVVDWVMNKATKKKELRNYSIDFGVCIFCGNCVEYCPTNCLSMTEEYELAAFDRHSLNYDNVALGRLPTSVTSDPAVLPLRELAYLPKGEMDPHGVDPNRPRAGKLPADVLETLPKEENA; from the coding sequence ATGTTCGGGTTCCTCAAGAAAGTCGGTGACTACACCCGCGACGCGGTGGGTGCAGCCAACTACCTCACCCAGGGGCTTTCGGTCACCTTTGACCACCTGCGCCGCAGGCCGATCACGGTTCAGTACCCCTACGAAAAACTGATCCCGTCGGAGCGTTACCGCGGCCGAATCCACTACGAGTTCGACAAGTGCATCGCCTGTGAGGTGTGTGTACGCGTCTGCCCGATCAACCTGCCGGTGGTGGATTGGGTGATGAACAAGGCCACCAAGAAGAAGGAGCTCCGCAACTACTCCATCGACTTCGGGGTGTGCATCTTCTGCGGCAACTGCGTGGAGTACTGCCCGACCAACTGCCTCTCGATGACCGAGGAGTACGAGTTGGCCGCCTTTGACCGCCACAGCCTGAACTACGACAACGTCGCCTTGGGACGTCTCCCCACCAGCGTCACGAGCGATCCAGCGGTGCTCCCCCTGCGCGAGTTGGCCTATCTGCCCAAGGGCGAGATGGATCCCCATGGCGTTGATCCCAATCGCCCGCGGGCCGGCAAACTTCCCGCCGATGTCCTCGAGACTCTGCCGAAGGAGGAGAACGCCTGA
- a CDS encoding NADH-quinone oxidoreductase subunit J, producing the protein MTIASSTQFICFVVLSAVVAIGALGVVLLPSIVYSAFLLGGVFLSVAGLYLLLNASFVAAAQVLVYVGAVNVLILFAIMLVNKKEDLAAIPGLAVRRLLSGAVCGGLFVLLLRVAFTTPWALPGPTPIGEEATIRIGEHLFSDYLLPFELASVLLLMAMIGAIVLARRDVYSSDVVTGEPADQGLIEKSRTPLLLEKTN; encoded by the coding sequence ATGACCATCGCTTCCTCCACGCAGTTCATCTGCTTTGTAGTGCTCTCGGCCGTGGTGGCCATCGGAGCCCTGGGCGTGGTGCTGCTGCCGAGCATCGTTTACTCGGCCTTCCTGCTGGGTGGTGTCTTCCTCTCGGTCGCCGGCCTCTATCTGCTGCTGAATGCCAGCTTTGTGGCGGCAGCGCAGGTGCTCGTCTACGTCGGTGCGGTCAACGTGCTGATCCTGTTCGCGATCATGCTCGTGAACAAGAAGGAAGACCTGGCGGCCATTCCTGGGTTGGCGGTGCGTCGACTCCTCTCCGGTGCCGTCTGTGGCGGCCTGTTTGTCCTGCTGCTGCGGGTGGCTTTCACCACCCCCTGGGCCCTGCCTGGTCCGACCCCCATCGGCGAAGAGGCGACGATTCGCATCGGCGAGCACCTCTTTAGCGATTACCTGCTGCCGTTTGAGCTGGCATCGGTGCTGCTGTTGATGGCGATGATCGGTGCCATCGTCCTGGCCCGACGCGATGTCTACAGCTCCGATGTGGTCACCGGTGAGCCGGCCGACCAAGGTCTGATCGAGAAATCCCGCACGCCCCTGCTCCTGGAGAAAACCAACTGA
- the nuoK gene encoding NADH-quinone oxidoreductase subunit NuoK, which produces MTIELPTTVPLQAYLALAAILFCTGVWGLINSRNAVRVLMSIELMLNAVNINLMAFSSYLDGQLIRGQVFAIFVITVAAAEAAVGLAILLSLYRNRETVDMERFNLLRW; this is translated from the coding sequence ATGACCATCGAGCTGCCCACCACGGTCCCTCTCCAGGCTTATCTCGCTCTGGCGGCGATCCTGTTTTGCACGGGTGTTTGGGGACTGATCAACAGCCGCAACGCCGTGCGGGTGCTGATGAGCATTGAGCTAATGCTCAACGCCGTGAACATCAACCTGATGGCCTTCTCCAGCTACCTCGATGGTCAGCTGATTCGCGGCCAGGTCTTCGCGATTTTCGTGATCACCGTGGCGGCGGCTGAGGCCGCCGTCGGACTGGCGATTCTCCTCTCTCTGTATCGGAACCGTGAAACGGTGGATATGGAGCGTTTCAACTTGCTGCGTTGGTAG
- a CDS encoding NAD(+) kinase, which yields MRLETVWLIHRAASQAALRQARRCAQTLRDQGVKVAVAMSGANANPFPGLLADEGTHPDLAVVLGGDGTVLGAARHLAPLGVPILSFNVGGHFGFLTQERKLLGHGHETEGAFDLWQRLRDDRFALERRMMLEARTDSSDTVHTALNDLYLRPGIDEVTPTCVLELEIDGEVVDQFRGDGLIMSTATGSTGYSMAAGGPILHPGVEAIVVNPICPMSLSSRPLVVPPRAQLAVWPLGPSNSRVRLWKDGAFAAVLEPGDRCDVRRSPNHALMVLLEQSPSYYRTLTHKLHWAGSLTAAEPSPN from the coding sequence ATGCGCCTTGAGACCGTTTGGTTGATCCATCGAGCGGCCAGCCAGGCCGCTCTGCGCCAAGCCCGGCGCTGTGCCCAAACCCTGCGGGACCAGGGTGTGAAGGTGGCCGTGGCCATGAGTGGGGCCAACGCGAACCCCTTCCCGGGTCTGTTGGCCGATGAGGGCACCCATCCCGACTTGGCGGTGGTCTTGGGCGGCGATGGAACCGTGCTGGGGGCTGCGCGCCACTTGGCCCCCCTCGGGGTGCCGATCCTCTCCTTCAACGTCGGCGGCCACTTCGGCTTTTTGACCCAGGAGCGTAAGCTGCTGGGTCATGGCCATGAGACCGAAGGCGCCTTCGACCTCTGGCAACGGCTGCGGGATGACCGCTTTGCCTTAGAGCGGCGGATGATGCTCGAGGCCCGCACCGACAGCAGCGACACGGTCCATACGGCCCTCAATGACCTCTACTTGAGGCCGGGGATCGATGAGGTCACCCCCACCTGTGTGTTGGAGTTGGAGATCGACGGCGAGGTAGTCGATCAGTTTCGCGGTGATGGCCTGATCATGTCGACGGCCACCGGTTCCACGGGGTATTCCATGGCGGCGGGCGGGCCCATCCTTCACCCCGGTGTGGAGGCGATTGTGGTGAACCCGATCTGTCCGATGAGCCTCTCCAGCCGCCCGCTCGTGGTGCCCCCAAGGGCGCAACTGGCGGTCTGGCCGCTGGGGCCTTCTAACAGCCGAGTGCGTCTCTGGAAGGACGGGGCCTTTGCGGCCGTCCTCGAGCCAGGGGATCGCTGTGATGTGCGCCGATCCCCCAATCACGCCTTGATGGTGCTGCTCGAGCAGAGCCCCTCCTATTACCGGACCCTGACCCATAAGTTGCATTGGGCCGGCAGTCTGACGGCCGCTGAGCCCTCTCCGAACTGA